The genomic interval ATTCTGGGTGTGACAAGGTTGTGAAAGGTGTTCTATTATAATCATGCCTGCCTTGATTAGCCCCCTACCAGGCTTGCGTTTGCCTTGGTCGAACGCGTTTCTGTCAATGTACGCGCAAGATACTCGCAACAGCGCCCAGATCTGCGTGATGTGTCACCGAGATTCTCTCACCTCGTGGGAACCCGGCGCGTCCTACGCCTGTCGACTGCCGCGCTAAGACGCCAAGCGCTGCCTGCAGCCCCGTCACCACCCGTGCCATGGCGGGGTAGTTGAGCTTCTCGGGCGTATCCGTTTGACTGTGATAGTGGGAATAACGATAAAAGGCCGTGTCGGTGACCATCACCGCCGGATAGCCTTCACGCCAGAAGTTGCGATGGTCACTCCAGGCGACGCCTGGGACGAACTGGAAGGTGGCGAGCGACTCCGCCGGGAAATCAGAGCAGGCACGGAAAGCGGCCACTAGCTCTTTCAGTTGGCTGCGCGAGCCGAAGTTCGACACAAAGCCGATGAAGTTCGCCCGGTCCGGGTAAAAGAATCCGAACAGCGGCGGGTAGCGCTGACTGTGCGGCTCGTCGCTGTAGTAGCCCAGCATCTCGAGTGAGATCATCAGCCGTATATCGTCGCCCCGGGCGCGGGCCCCCTCGGCGT from Pseudomonadota bacterium carries:
- a CDS encoding M28 family metallopeptidase, with the protein product MRSDCRPKLAGEIGERNVFRSQALQAAADYLRTQWASLGYQVVSQNYEAHGVRSENLEVTLPGVSRPSEIILIGAHYDSVRGSPGANDNASGVAALLELSGALAQAKPARTLRFVAFVNEEPPFFYWGEMGSKVYAEGARARGDDIRLMISLEMLGYYSDEPHSQRYPPLFGFFYPDRANFIGFVSNFGSRSQLKELVAAFRACSDFPAESLATFQFVPGVAWSDHRNFWREGYPAVMVTDTAFYRYSHYHSQTDTPEKLNYPAMARVVTGLQAALGVLARQSTGVGRAGFPRGERISVTHHADLGAVASILRVH